The following nucleotide sequence is from Peptococcus niger.
CTCTAAAAGACTTAATGTAACCGGCAAGATGGAACAGGCTTTTAATGAGGACCCGGATGTTCTCAAGGAAGCTAACGAAACCGCCTACGGCTGGGAAGACGATTTAAGTAAAATCCGCTATTGGAAAACAGAGATAGGCGGAAAAGAGTTAGTGGATTTTAAGCGTCAAGCCGGTTGGCAGGAAGAGTTCTTGGGGGATATGATAGAAATCACCAGTGAACACCTAGGACTGCAAGGTAGTGGCCGAGCTGGGAATAAGAAGGCCGGTGCTGAAGAAGTGGCTAGTTTAGCTGCTGGGGAAGTGGGAACAAAAGAGGAACCGCCCGGAAGCGGTATAAATAAGTACACCACTTGGTTCTTCGGAAAAGAAGTAAAGGAAAAGAAACCTTGGTCTACCATCTTTGTAAGTTACATCATGAATAAAGCAAAGTTAGATTCCGGTGGATTTTGGAAGAAAACGGCGAGTAAAGCGGCTGCTTACCAGAACTTGACCGGCACTCTAGGTTTCAAGGCCTATAGCCTTTCTGAGCTTGAAAATTACGGTGGGGCCAGCTATAAAGCTAAGAAGGGAGATCTGTTTTTCTTTGGTGACCATATTGGCATCGTTGCCGGTAGCGGTGGAAGCGATTTAGAAATCGTTGTCGGTGATTATGAGGGCGAAGTAAAAAAGCTCACCATCAAGAAAGAGGATAAGGAATTTGCAGACGGTAAATTGGTTGCCATGGAATACCCCAAGTCTAATTATACCGATGGGGATAAGGAGCAAAATAAAGAAACAGTATTCCGCTTCTTAACTGATGAAATGGGTTATTCAGCAGCTGCCGCTTGTGGTGTCATGGCAAATATACAGCACGAGAGCGGTTTTACACCGGACATTAATGAGTACTCAGGCGGTGGTGGTTATGGCCTTTGCCAGTGGACAGGGCCTAGACGTACAAGTCTTGTCAACTGGTGCAAGAATAATGGCTATTCAGAGAAAACTTTAGAAGGTCAGCTCTGGTACCTAAAACATGAAACTGAAGGCACTTACGGTAAAATAAACGACTATATGCTTCGTATTCCCAACACTGATGCCGGTGCCTATGAGGCAGGAAGGTATTGGTGTAAAGAATGGGAACGCCCGGCAGACAGCTTTGGTCAACCTCGTTCGAGGGGACACATGGCTAAAACAAAGCTTTGGCCGGTATTTGGAAGGTGAGACAATGAGCGTTGAAAAGGATAAACAAGCAAAAAGCATCATAGGGATAATTATGCTTGGGCAAGCTATGGCGCTTTATTTTTCTCTGGTTGTGGCCAGCCTACTTTTTTGGCAAAAACATACCTATAATCCCCTTAGGCTCGTTACTATGTGTCGTGTTGGAGGATTCCCAGTGTTGATTTTTGTGACTTTTGAAATTCTCTTCGCCGGCTTATTTGTATACGGTCTGTATGATTTCCGTAAAAAATATTCAAGTGACCTCCTAGGGCGTAATTTTAGGTTTCCTAAAGAAAGAGCTTCGTATGGTGAAAGCCATTTTGAAACGCCAGAAGAATTTAAGAAGGCTGCACTCGTACAAAAGCCGGAAGATGCTTATGGAACAATATACGGGCAGATGGACAAAAGCGGAAAGGAGTTAATCAACCGCCGGATGGATAGTGTCAATCGTCTCAACTCTCATATAGCGGTCGTTGGTGCCAGTGGGACAGGGAAGACCTATACCTTTACGAAAAACTTTATCTTTCAGGCTGCAAAACGCCGTGAGTCGTTAGTCTTAACTGACCCGGATGGTGGTCTATATAGAGATACAGCAGGATATTTAGAAGATAGTGGATATATTGTCAGGCGTCTTGATCTGACAAAGTTAGACCTATCAGATGGCTGGGATTGTATGCGGTCTATTAAACCGGAATCCGTTGAGTTAGATGCTCAGTTTTTTGCTCAGACCGTTATCTCTAACGTAAGCGATGATATGACTAGCATCTATTCAACTGGGCCGCTTTCCTTGTTGAAAGCCCTTGTGTTACGGGTATTTTTAGGACCAGACTTTAAAGATAAGAATATCGGCACGGTATATGGTCTCATACAAAATGAAGGCGGTGAGGCATATCTAGATAAGCTTTTTGACCCAGATTATATGCCGCTGGAAGCAAGACCGGCGCTGGGGCCTTATCTGTCCTTTAAGCAAGGGTCTCCGAATTTGCGGGGCAACCTTATTACGAACCTTGCAACCCAGTTACAAATTCTTCAATCCGGCCCGGTAGGTTCGGTTCTTTCTCAAAATGACATTGATCTTGAGCTGCCCGGAAAAGAACTCTGTGCCTACTATTGTATTTTCCCGGACTCTCATGACACCTACAGGTTTATAACATCCCTTTTCTTTTCTATGTTGACTACCCGGCTAGTTAGCCTAGCCGATGAGCAAGAGGCTAACGAATATCACGCAGCCGGTGAGCTTCCGGTTCCAGTTAACTTTCTACTGGATGAGTTTCCTTCTATCGGTATGCTCCCGGATTGGGATAGGAAAATGTCTACTATCCGCAAGCGGCGTATAAATGCGACCATGATATTTCAAGATATCACCCAACTTCAAAACCTGTATCCGAATACTTGGGTAACGATTTTAGCGAACTGTTCTACAATGATTTCCTTGGGGATAAATGATCAGTTCACTTCAGATCTATTTACAAAACGCTTAGGTAATATGACTGTAGAAGCAAAGACTGACCAGTATATTCGCGACTTTGGTAGAAGTATGATAGGTATGACCGGTATGGATACTCATAGTCGCTCTTCAATAGGTGAGGGGCGAAGAGCATTGTTGTCCTTGGATGAGCTTTTTAAGGTAGATGAAGATAGGTTGCTTATTGTTTTTCAAGGGCATGACCCAATCCTTGCCTATAAATACCCTCATGTTTTACACCCGGAGGCTAAAAAACTCAGGAAAATATATCAATCAGATCTAATACCATTTTGGGATAAAGATGCTCGAGGTAGAAAAAGGGAAGAAGAAATTATTCGGCTGGAAGAATATTACACAACTCATCCTCGTGCCTTTGAAGTAGATAGGAGCTATGATTCTCTCGGCATTGCAGCTAGTGGTATTTCAGCCATGAAGAAAATAAAAGAAAGCTTTGTGGAGCATTTCATCTCATCGGAAGAAGCAGGGGAAATGGATGAAAATGCGGCTCTTTTAGAGCCTAAAATAAGCTTCGAGGGGGATAGGTCGTTAACTAACTTTGATAGTTGGGTAGAGGATATTAGGACTTCTGAGAAAGATTTAAATAATAAGACAAGGCTTTTGGATAAGGATAAATTAAGAAAGGAAGATTTACTAAAAAATACTAATAAAAGTGAAAAGGATAATAAGGTAAGGATTGATCGAGAAGCCGAACAAATCGTTGAAAAAAATAAAGAAGAAAGAAATAGCCAAGAGCCTCCCGAAGTAAAAGTTAAATTTAGTACAGAAAGCGATTATAATGGAGGTGATATTATGTTAGATAAAAGGAGCAGGACAAGTAGTTCTTTTCAAATTAATAATCCTTTTTAAAATATCAATAGCTCTTCTTACGAGAAGAGCTATTTTTAATTAATTTTAATACTATTAAAATTGAACATAAAAGATAAACGTGGTAATATATTCATGCCGGATGTTGCAATGTATTTTTATTTAGAAAGAGGGATATACATGTCAGAACAAAAAGAAAAAATCTTACAAAACGAGGAGTCAGTCATCAGAAATGTTAGACGCGACGGTCAGCTTAGAAATGTCATGCAGCAAGAATTTATTACCAAGTGGAACGCTATTTTATCTGCTCAGAGGTACAAGGAGTTCCTCTACGGTACTGTTTCAAGTGTGACAAGTTTTGAGGTGGGAGAAGAACGCTGCGCTGCTTTAGAACTCTTAGTTGACGGCACAATTAAGGCAACGATTCCGTTTAATGAAATCTTTAGAGATGGAAATGAAATGCTTAATTTGGATTTTATTGATACAAGAACAGAAAGAGGTAAGAAAGAACTTCTGAATAGACAGAAGGCCTTTTGCGAAAGAATGTATGGGCTGGAAGTTCCTTTTCTTGTTAAAGAAGCCTATGCAGATGAGGTTGGATCTTTAGATTTACCCAGCGATTATTTTATCTTGGGTTCCAGAAAAGACGCATTGATTGAAATGGAAAGAGGAAACTTCAGTAAAGATAGGCCTCGCATTCAAGAAAATGACCTTATCAATGCAACGGTTGTCACCACAGGCTATCAGGGGCTAGCAGTTAATGTAGCCGGAGTGGATGTTCTTATCCCTGCCAATAGAGTAACTGCTCGCTATATGGAAAATAGACGTGACTTGGAAAATATGTTTACTGTTGGACAGGACCTACCTGTAATTATTACGCAAATTCAGTACAAAAATGATGGGCATATAGAGCTAGAGGTTGACCCTAGAGGGGCCCATAACTATCTCAAAAAGCCTTACCAGGGAACGCTCTTAAAAGAGGGGCAGCAGTGTCTAGCCACTATCTCTAATATTGTCAGAAAAGATGCCGGCAAGGTGACCGTTTTCC
It contains:
- a CDS encoding phage tail tip lysozyme, producing MKKIICSCLIVFCCLSPLAETAYATEIGPTGVNASSAKENKGQVPDKKDSKSIENADKKKKPAMKPEEASISKRLNVTGKMEQAFNEDPDVLKEANETAYGWEDDLSKIRYWKTEIGGKELVDFKRQAGWQEEFLGDMIEITSEHLGLQGSGRAGNKKAGAEEVASLAAGEVGTKEEPPGSGINKYTTWFFGKEVKEKKPWSTIFVSYIMNKAKLDSGGFWKKTASKAAAYQNLTGTLGFKAYSLSELENYGGASYKAKKGDLFFFGDHIGIVAGSGGSDLEIVVGDYEGEVKKLTIKKEDKEFADGKLVAMEYPKSNYTDGDKEQNKETVFRFLTDEMGYSAAAACGVMANIQHESGFTPDINEYSGGGGYGLCQWTGPRRTSLVNWCKNNGYSEKTLEGQLWYLKHETEGTYGKINDYMLRIPNTDAGAYEAGRYWCKEWERPADSFGQPRSRGHMAKTKLWPVFGR
- a CDS encoding VirD4-like conjugal transfer protein, CD1115 family: MSVEKDKQAKSIIGIIMLGQAMALYFSLVVASLLFWQKHTYNPLRLVTMCRVGGFPVLIFVTFEILFAGLFVYGLYDFRKKYSSDLLGRNFRFPKERASYGESHFETPEEFKKAALVQKPEDAYGTIYGQMDKSGKELINRRMDSVNRLNSHIAVVGASGTGKTYTFTKNFIFQAAKRRESLVLTDPDGGLYRDTAGYLEDSGYIVRRLDLTKLDLSDGWDCMRSIKPESVELDAQFFAQTVISNVSDDMTSIYSTGPLSLLKALVLRVFLGPDFKDKNIGTVYGLIQNEGGEAYLDKLFDPDYMPLEARPALGPYLSFKQGSPNLRGNLITNLATQLQILQSGPVGSVLSQNDIDLELPGKELCAYYCIFPDSHDTYRFITSLFFSMLTTRLVSLADEQEANEYHAAGELPVPVNFLLDEFPSIGMLPDWDRKMSTIRKRRINATMIFQDITQLQNLYPNTWVTILANCSTMISLGINDQFTSDLFTKRLGNMTVEAKTDQYIRDFGRSMIGMTGMDTHSRSSIGEGRRALLSLDELFKVDEDRLLIVFQGHDPILAYKYPHVLHPEAKKLRKIYQSDLIPFWDKDARGRKREEEIIRLEEYYTTHPRAFEVDRSYDSLGIAASGISAMKKIKESFVEHFISSEEAGEMDENAALLEPKISFEGDRSLTNFDSWVEDIRTSEKDLNNKTRLLDKDKLRKEDLLKNTNKSEKDNKVRIDREAEQIVEKNKEERNSQEPPEVKVKFSTESDYNGGDIMLDKRSRTSSSFQINNPF